A single region of the Vicia villosa cultivar HV-30 ecotype Madison, WI linkage group LG4, Vvil1.0, whole genome shotgun sequence genome encodes:
- the LOC131594746 gene encoding probable flavin-containing monooxygenase 1 has translation MEKRVAIIGAGISGLLACKYVLKIGYNPVVYEADDGIGGVWRHTIESTKLQNPKQAYQFSDFPWDSSVKEDCPSSQQVLDYLNSYAQHFSIVPYIRFNSKVIDIDYVGESDEEMKSWELWNGDGTPFGSKGKWHITVEDTKNFSTEVHKAEFVILCIGKYSGFPNIPEFPLGKGPENFKGKVMHSMDYSSLDNDVAAELIKNKSVTVIGSGKSALDIAAECANANGVTHPCTIIRRNAHWFLQDFNIWSISIGYFYFNRFAELLVHKPGENSILFLLATILLPLRWGISKLVETYLKWKLPLKEYGLVPNHSFLQEISACQIGVLPEFFFDKVKEGSIVIKKSQSFSFCNEALIIDGDAKPIKTDLVIFATGYKGDQKLRNIFKSPVFQNYISRSERSSVPLYRKIIHPRIPQLAIIGYAESISNIVSDEMRCQWLSHFLDENIELPSIKEMEKDVKLWEENMKQYAGRFYWRSCIVNCGIWYNDQLCKDMKCNPRRKKNHFAELFEPYGPTDYTGSEDQDEKLMIVKLFISLAKNPLLHGRSKHIYTKFHYSRN, from the exons ATGGAAAAAAGGGTTGCAATTATTGGAGCAGGAATCAGTGGATTACTTGCTTGCAAATATGTTCTAAAGATTGGTTACAATCCAGTTGTGTATGAAGCTGATGATGGCATTGGAGGAGTATGGAGACATACTATTGAATCTACCAAACTTCAAAACCCCAAACAAGCTTACCAGTTTTCAGATTTTCCATGGGATTCTTCTGTGAAAGAAGATTGTCCAAGTAGTCAGCAAGTGCTGGACTATCTTAACTCCTATGCTCAACATTTTTCTATTGTTCCTTATATAAGATTCAACTCTAAAGTCATTGATATTGATTATGTTGGAGAGTCTGATGAAGAAATGAAGTCATGGGAGTTGTGGAATGGTGATGGAACTCCTTTTGGATCTAAAGGAAAATGGCATATTACGGTGGAAGATACTAAGAATTTTTCAACAGAG GTGCACAAGGCCGAGTTTGTTATTCTTTGCATTGGTAAATATAGTGGTTTTCCAAACATTCCTGAGTTCCCTCTTGGAAAAGGTCCAGAAAATTTTAAGGGTAAAGTTATGCATTCTATGGACTACTCTTCCTTGGACAATGATGTTGCTGCTGAATTGATAAAAAACAAGAGTGTTACAGTTATAGGCTCTGGAAAATCAGCTCTTGATATAGCCGCTGAATGCGCAAATGCAAATG GAGTCACCCATCCTTGTACGATTATTCGTAGAAACGCGCATTGGTTTTTACAAGATTTCAACATTTGGAGTATTAGTATTGGATATTTCTATTTCAACCGTTTTGCAGAACTTTTAGTTCACAAGCCTGGAGAAAACTCTATTCTTTTCCTTCTCGCCACTATACTTTTACCATTG AGATGGGGAAtttcaaaacttgttgaaacATATTTGAAATGGAAATTGCCACTGAAAGAGTATGGACTAGTACCTAATCATAGTTTTCTTCAAGAAATCTCTGCATGTCAAATTGGGGTGCTTCCTGAGTTCTTTTTTGACAAAGTGAAAGAAGGATCCATTGTGATAAAGAAATCACAAAGCTTTAGCTTCTGCAATGAAGCTTTGATTATTGATGGAGATGCTAAGCCTATAAAAACAGATTTAGTTATTTTTGCCACAGGATATAAAGGTGACCAAAAACTTAGAAACATATTCAAATCTCCAGTATTCCAAAATTACATTAGCAGGTCAGAAAGATCATCAGTTCCCCTTTACAG GAAAATAATCCATCCTCGAATTCCACAATTGGCAATAATAGGATACGCTGAGAGCATATCAAATATTGTTTCTGACGAAATGAGATGTCAGTGGCTATCACATTTTTTAGATGAAAATATTGAATTGCCAAGCATTAAAGAGATGGAAAAGGATGTCAAATTATGGGAAGAAAACATGAAGCAATATGCTGGAAGATTTTATTGGAGATCATGCATTGTTAATTGTGGGATATGGTATAATGATCAATTGTGCAAAGACATGAAATGTAACCCCAGAAGAAAGAAGAATCATTTTGCAGAGCTATTTGAACCTTATGGACCTACAGATTATACAG GATCTGAAGATCAAGATGAGAAGCTAATGATTGTCAAGTTATTTATAAGTCTTGCCAAGAATCCATTGCTGCATGGGAGAAGCAAGCACATTTACACAAAATTTCATTATTCGAGGAATTAA